The Candidatus Obscuribacterales bacterium genome contains a region encoding:
- the glsA gene encoding glutaminase A, whose product MVDSSQDVDRDVTSGHLSSLTRSIQSATSSFRNYLQDLHQAYLPLNEGAIADYIPELALAQPNWFGICTVTMDGQIVEVGNCDQLFTIQSISKAFVYGLALEDHGREYVNSKVSVEPTGEAFNAIVLDEATNRPYNPMVNAGAIATADLIQGNGATERIKRVLAMFQRYTGRELDVSVPVFLSERATGNRNRAIAYLMLNFGMVSDRIDETLDLYFQQCSLLVNARDLAMMAATLANKGINPVTGERALDERYVQDVISVMLTCGMYDYSGEWTYRVGIPAKSGVGGGITGVVPGQLGIGTFSPCLDAKGNSVRGIKVFERLSQDFGLHLFNAAPAERSLQDCLNSNGLDTW is encoded by the coding sequence ATGGTAGACTCTAGCCAGGATGTAGATCGTGATGTAACCAGTGGACATCTCAGTAGCCTAACTCGATCGATACAATCTGCCACGTCGTCGTTTCGTAACTACCTGCAAGATCTGCATCAAGCATACTTACCGCTCAATGAAGGGGCGATCGCTGACTACATTCCTGAACTAGCTCTCGCGCAACCCAATTGGTTTGGTATCTGTACCGTAACCATGGATGGACAGATCGTTGAGGTGGGTAACTGCGACCAGCTATTCACCATTCAGTCGATTTCCAAGGCCTTTGTTTACGGTCTGGCGTTGGAAGACCACGGTCGCGAGTATGTCAACAGTAAGGTGAGCGTTGAACCTACGGGGGAGGCGTTTAATGCAATTGTTCTGGATGAAGCGACCAACCGCCCCTATAATCCTATGGTGAATGCGGGGGCGATCGCCACGGCGGATTTGATTCAAGGGAATGGAGCTACAGAGCGCATCAAGCGGGTGCTAGCTATGTTTCAGCGCTATACTGGCCGGGAGCTAGATGTGAGTGTCCCGGTTTTTCTGTCTGAACGGGCCACAGGCAACCGTAACCGGGCTATTGCCTATCTGATGCTGAACTTTGGCATGGTCAGCGATCGCATTGATGAAACCTTGGATCTTTATTTTCAGCAATGTTCTCTGTTGGTCAATGCCCGTGATTTGGCTATGATGGCAGCCACGTTGGCGAATAAAGGCATTAACCCCGTCACTGGCGAACGGGCCCTTGATGAACGTTACGTGCAGGATGTGATCAGCGTCATGCTGACTTGCGGTATGTACGACTACTCTGGGGAGTGGACGTATCGGGTTGGTATTCCTGCCAAAAGCGGTGTGGGTGGTGGTATTACAGGTGTTGTACCTGGTCAGTTGGGAATTGGTACTTTTTCACCCTGTTTGGATGCGAAAGGTAACAGCGTTCGGGGCATTAAAGTCTTTGAGCGGCTCTCCCAAGATTTTGGACTTCATCTGTTTAACGCTGCACCCGCCGAACGCTCGTTGCAGGATTGCCTGAATAGCAACGGTTTGGATACCTGGTAG